A single window of Neospora caninum Liverpool complete genome, chromosome XII DNA harbors:
- a CDS encoding putative enoyl-acyl carrier reductase, translating to MVGFRRITLAAVVAGELAWVGPAETMAFTVPSASGAMPVTPQSARPSWSAARPNAFRSTAHSQSAVRPHSAFVTHAMETADATGTQHRAAGSAGEGTAQSAFAIDLTGKTAFVAGVADSQGYGWAIAKHLASAGARVALGTWPPVLGLFQKSLQSGRLDEDRKLPDGSLLEFAGVYALDAAFDKPEDVPQDVTKPLLETSRKGYLAASSNSAYSFVSLLQHFGPIMNEGGSAVTLSYLAAERVVPGKFLDPQKSILRESSQFQHCEYWSSALIPVGYGGGMSSAKAALESDTRTLAWEAGQKYGVRVNAISAGPLKSRAASAIGKSGEKTFIDYAIDYSYNNAPLRRDLYSDDVGGAALFLLSPLARAVSGVTLYVDNGLHAMGQAVDSRSMPPLQRPAE from the exons ATGGTGGGTTTCAGACGCATAACTCTCGCTGCCGTCGTGGCAGGTGAACTAGCCTGGGTTGGTCCCGCCGAGACGATGGCGTTCACCGTCCCAAGTGCGTCAGGGGCGATGCCGGTGACTCCTCAGAGTGCGAGGCCCTCGTGGTCAGCCGCTCGGCCGAATGCCTTCAGATCCACGGCGCATTCTCAGTCTGCTGTCAGACCACACTCCGCGTTTGTGACGCATGCGATGGAGACTGCCGACGCGACTGGAACTCAGCACCGAGCAGCCGGCTCCGCCGGCGAAGGTACAGCCCAGTCGGCGTTTGCAATCGATTTGACTGGCAAGACTGCTTTCGTTGCCG GCGTAGCAGACAGTCAGGGATACGGCTGGGCGATCGCGAAACACCTCGCCAGCGCCGGAGCTCGTGTGGCGCTGGGCACGTGGCCACCAGTTCTTGGACTCTTTCAGAAGTCTCTCCAGAGTGGGAGACTTGACGAGGATCGGAAACTCCCGGATGGTTCCCTTTTGGAATTCGCAGGAGTGTACGCCCTCGACGCAGCCTTCGATAAGCCTGAGGATGTGCCTCAAGAC GTGACAAAGCCCCTTCTTGAGACGAGCAGGAAGGGGTATCTGGCGGCCTCGAGCAACAGCGCCTattcctttgtctctcttcttcaacACTTTGGACCGATCATGAACGAAGGCGGCAGTGCCGTCACCCTGTCTTACTTAGCTGCGGAGCGTGTTGTTCCAGGCAAGTTTCTCGACCCGCAGAAAAGCATTCTCCGAGAGAGTTCACAATTTCAACA TTGCGAGTATTGGTCATCGGCTTTGATTCCCGTAGGTTACGGAGGCGGCATGAGCAGCGCTAAAGCGGCTTTAGAGTCCGACACTCGCACTCTGGCGTGGGAGGCAGGCCAGAAGTACGGTGTACGCGTCAACGCAATCAGTGCAGGCCCTCTGAAGAGCCGAGCTGCCAGCGCGATCGGCAAGTCTGGCGAAAAAACCTTTATCGACTACGCGATCGACTACTCCTACAACAACGCACCTCTACGAAGG GACTTGTACAGTGACGATGTCGGCGGAGCTGCGCTGTTCCTGCTGTCGCCCTTGGCCCGAGCGGTGAGCGGCGTGACCCTGTACGTAGACAACGGTTTGCATGCTATGGGGCAAGCGGTTGATTCGAGGTCCATGCCACCTCTCCAGCGCCCTGCTGAGTAA
- a CDS encoding B7 isoform, related → MAKTKKDKKKPGPAAADQVLLAEEILNSSLSEVARTVDGSGYAYVRLNCTGKNVTKIPEEIATFVHLRYIDISDNHLDDILPLTKLPHVLFLNAARNSITDISCLTDETCLPSCAVLNLSNNSISKLCSIGLPHLAKLTLDGNPFVSFEGVDRLPDSLMHLSVRDSHLSTLSHLPSLPGLAYLSLANCPIDSLTDVSMLAALKILDISGVRLSDFSSLKELLLLPSLQELTVSSIDPEMPDEDFRREILVILRRLHKLNGVDVTPEEKKRAKALKLQRKREQEKAEEQKRRQEEEKARHEKQPDDEDGIADAEALPDDQEEGA, encoded by the coding sequence ATGGCAAAgacaaaaaaagacaaaaagaagcCAGGCCCTGCGGCAGCTGACCAGGTGCTCTTGGCCGAAGAAATTCTAAATTCCAGTTTATCGGAAGTCGCCAGAACGGTGGACGGCAGCGGGTATGCCTATGTACGTCTCAACTGCACCGGGAAAAATGTTACAAAGATTCCAGAAGAGATTGCAACTTTTGTCCATCTTCGCTACATTGACATATCCGACAACCATCTCGACGATATCCTCCCACTTACGAAGCTACCCCACGTTCTCTTTCTCAACGCCGCCCGTAACAGCATAACCGATATCTCTTGCTTGACCGATGAGACGTGTCTCCCGTCCTGCGCTGTGTTGAATTTGTCGAATAACTCTATTTCTAAGTTGTGCTCGATTGGGTTGCCCCACCTAGCCAAACTGACCCTTGACGGGAAcccctttgtctccttcgagGGTGTTGACAGACTCCCTGACTCTCTCATGCACTTGAGCGTGAGGGACTCTCATCTGAGTACTCTTTCGCATTTGCCGTCGCTGCCTGGTCTAGCCTATCTTTCTCTTGCGAACTGCCCGATCGACTCCCTCACGGACGTCAGCATGCTGGCTGCACTAAAAATTCTCGACATCAGCGGAGTACGCCTTAGCGATTTCAGTTCTCTCAAGGAACTTCTGCTGCTGCCATCTCTTCAAGAGCTCACCGTTTCCTCCATTGATCCGGAAATGCCCGATGAGGATTTCAGACGAGAGATCTTGGTGATACTCCGCAGACTGCACAAGCTGAATGGAGTGGACGTTACTcctgaagaaaagaaacgggcCAAAGCACTCAAGCTccaacgaaagagagagcaagagaaggcggaagaacaaaaacggagacaggaagaggagaaagcgcgccACGAGAAACAACCCGACGATGAAGACGGCATTGCTGACGCAGAGGCTCTTCCCGATGACCAGGAGGAAGGTGCTTGA
- a CDS encoding SRS domain-containing protein — translation MKGQRALTAISFLYLGFASAKSVSATSVLHPGRVTSGEQAGGSQRLLSPKHAVSSKVGNECSSNAGIEIDLEPDQTEAVFKCGGSHTTLDPDQLEAEEVYLTDECDVPTDLQEAVPGATWDDSEKESNTYKLIFPEHRMEDYKVYYQCTPASDAFVRAPGLEVEGIRGQKRKSEIQQISGVGEACKVTITAKKEPLAEDPGLEKTCSKPYGAVVITLGSQDTDAVFKCGEQLTTLEPAQDSTPKFCKSSGCEETEELETISEAYWDERKKDQHIYRVVFPAEGRQSSRLWYKCKNQSPGKSWGGVRSGHIKKARSDMNEEPSGACTVLIDVQSSTGDDVHDEELEECTPGTENQVTLSPDQPVNFWCARGTALVPPFSRENQKVYDDSDGSCSVPASLTSLVDAVLQEEQTPGFNTKYTMELTAVPTSTKKLCLQCYQSEGKTCKVRIEVPGAAAVETTTSTPPASGAGSLSGLVSCVIGFLCVGFLFSP, via the coding sequence ATGAAGGGACAAAGGGCACTGACAGCGATTTCTTTTCTCTACCTGGGCTTTGCCTCAGCGAAGTCGGTGAGCGCAACCTCAGTTTTACATCCAGGGCGCGTTACGTCAGGAGAGCAGGCTGGCGGCTCGCAAAGGCTGTTATCTCCTAAACATGCCGTCTCTTCTAAGGTTGGAAACGAATGTTCATCCAACGCAGGAATTGAAATCGATCTTGAACCTGACCAGACAGAAGCAGTTTTCAAGTGTGGTGGGAGCCACACCACGCTCGATCCTGACCAActcgaagcagaagaggTTTACCTGACTGACGAGTGCGATGTGCCGACCGACCTACAAGAGGCCGTGCCTGGTGCCACATGGGATGACTCGGAGAAAGAGAGTAATACCTATAAGCTCATATTTCCGGAACATCGCATGGAAGACTACAAAGTTTATTATCAATGCACACCCGCATCTGACGCTTTCGTGAGAGCCCCAGGATTGGAAGTCGAAGGCATCCGCGGACAGAAACGAAAGTCAGAAATCCAACAGATCTCCGGCGTGGGAGAGGCTTGTAAAGTGACTATCACGGCAAAGAAAGAGCCCCTGGCGGAAGACCCCGGTCTCGAGAAAACGTGCTCAAAACCCTACGGTGCAGTCGTCATCACGCTTGGCTCACAGGATACCGATGCTGTATTCAAGTGCGGCGAGCAACTGACTACCCTCGAGCCGGCGCAGGACTCAACTCCAAAATTCTGTAAATCGTCGGGCTGCGAGGAAACTGAGGAACTTGAGACTATTTCGGAGGCATACTGGGatgaaagaaaaaaagatcAGCACATCTACAGAGTGGTCTTTCCCGCCGAGGGTAGACAGTCCAGTAGGCTGTGGTATAAGTGCAAAAACCAAAGCCCTGGAAAATCATGGGGTGGAGTGCGTAGTGGCCACATTAAGAAAGCTAGGAGCGACATGAACGAGGAACCAAGCGGAGCGTGCACAGTACTGATCGATGTGCAATCATCCACAGGTGATGATGTTCACGACGAAGAATTGGAGGAGTGCACACCAGGCACCGAGAACCAGGTCACGCTTTCTCCAGACCAGCCTGTTAACTTCTGGTGCGCGAGGGGTACGGCTCTCGTAcctcccttctcgcgggAGAACCAGAAAGTCTACGACGATTCCGATGGGTCGTGCAGTGTACCGGCTTCCCTGACCTCGTTGGTAGATGCCGTACTCCAGGAAGAGCAAACGCCTGGATTTAACACAAAGTATACTATGGAGTTGACGGCAGTCCCGACCTCGACGAAAAAGCTCTGCCTTCAATGTTATCAATCTGAAGGTAAAACGTGCAAAGTGCGCATCGAAGTccccggcgccgccgccgtcgagACAACCACCTCTACGCCACCGGCTTCGGGAGCCGGCAGCCTGTCTGGGCTCGTGAGCTGCGTTATCGGCTTTCTCTGCGTGGGattcctgttctctccctga
- a CDS encoding Mitochondrial phosphate carrier protein, related gives MASLSVAAASPLAAAKSQWDARVSEPITRKPHVMPHTMSYYTKCMLGGVLSCGLTHTAVTPLDVVKCKMQVYPEKYKGLVSGMRTVVAEEGAAGLRLGWTPTLLGYSMQGLFKFGLYEYFKDTYGNLMGEEFTAKNKGAVWLAASASAEFFADIALCPMEMVKVKMQTSPAGTWPTSFSPALAKMSEMKKETKFPFGSVVPLWSRQIPYTMAKFYFFEKVVQLFYDNVFTKPKDSYSKTTQLGITFASGYLAGVICAVVSHPADTLVSVMSKAGNKGKSFGTMINEMGYCNLFTKGLGTRVLMIGTLTGLQWWIYDSFKTFMGMGTTGGGSAKK, from the exons atggcgtctctctcggttgcAGCGGCTTCGCCTTTGGCGGCGGCAAAATCCCAGTGGGATGCGCGCGTTTCCGAGCCCATCACCAGAAAGCCGCACGTGATGCCGCACACCATGTCGTACTACACCAAGTGTATGTTGGGAGGAGTGTTGTCTTGCGGCCTGACGCATACGGCCGTCACCCCCCTCGATGTGGTGAAATGCAAAATGCAAGTGTACCCTGAGAAGTACAAAGGTCTGGTCTCCGGCATGCGAACAGTCGTtgcagaagaaggcgctgcgggCTTGCGCCTCGGCTGGACGCCGACGCTCCTCGGGTACAGCATGCAGGGACTGTTCAAGTTTGGTCTCTACGAGTACTTCAAGGACACGTACGGAAACCTGATGGGAGAAGAGTTCACGGCCAAAAACAAGGGCGCTGTGTGGCTggctgcctctgcctccgctgAGTTCTTCGCCGATATCGCTCTCTGCCCCATGGAAATGGTCAAAGTGAAGATGCAAACGAGTCCGGCGGGAACGTGGCCaacttccttctcccctgccCTAGCAAAGATGAGCGaaatgaagaaggaaacaaagtTCCCG ttcggAAGTGTCGTGCCTCTGTGGAGCCGACAAATCCCTTACACCATGGCCAAGTTTTACTTCTTCGAGAAGGTCGTCCAGCTCTTCTACGATAACGTCTTCACCAAGCCCAAGGATTCGTACAGCAAAACAACGCAACTCGGAATTACCTTCGCCTCGG GATATCTCGCCGGTGTCATCTGCGCCGTCGTTTCGCACCCGGCTGACACTCTTGTGTCCGTCATGAGCAAGgcaggaaacaaaggaaagaG CTTCGGCACCATGATCAACGAAATGGGCTACTGCAACCTGTTCACCAAGGGACTCGGAACTCGAGTCCTCATGATCGGTACACTCACTGGTCTGCAGTGGTGGATCTACGACAGCTTCAAG ACCTTCATGGGCATGGGAACGACCGGCGGCGGCTCAGCTAAGAAATGA
- a CDS encoding putative ICE-like protease (caspase) p20 domain-containing protein: MTSYTPHSYTSSSLDTTGAPASFRIPPSFVLSGGEGAVQAQQNGVSETLGRQPAGLYYYPVNTVPVSSEGKSDGDGRIHLPMTGRYERNLPAYSSVTASYPQGNAETNAFVAESWSASSVEDGAPQARGHAWTVAQAGASLTRDSAQSGLASRSREGACRAFSPSVYTSVCAQPATQQLLSGAFSRSTASLVSEHSSSSRLLCHPTTSWSCPAAGPAASDAPTYRRASQPGPLAVFPPLPIPTASGLPSAYSLAEGRRAAEIPSAQLGADRPLGGRPAAAVPEDLDGTLKRLEAAKAFEASRLQDLVKQEKELLMHFAQRHQAGNSNYARSLVAERSQQPHVANEHSQAPVKSTRVFSGVPTAPDGSAFVAQPQPQGVSAQFPEFSTPIPRLPSFSSPHVGGAGLLPSAFPSAFPTALGQPSSASFILPTDRLSGQQGSALPVAVRAPPSRGPRRRALIVGCGHQKGQPYHIRGAGNDAHLFAHACVQFLGIDPKEICVLTDTAPSTCYRGRGRDGSLLGPAAYIQGKDGSKHGSLLARQDNMHAATDDKSDATSALSQAMREVAGFGSRHFGAAQGRSGEETKAVVHSVVDVDGLESEEPNPVVSELPTRHNILRGLRWLVEDARCDDYLIFYFSGHSVQMDNMSGWEGEGYEEAFVPCDFNIRDVESGDPVSLVGALEVREILFNIPDRTQLTIFLDCCGGQTVLDPAGSLSRFTFIKGVKQRGMWPFSDPTDKMCLAKYRPDVWASPDMHKQVVQPRYIPAVEVQSLSCVSTASVKGDEHEKPGLLNAYCVAAAPWGSVALEASFNSFSLRSFHTRSLPGDSQGSCTVESKPVVHGVFTWALVSALASLVEETIRVFSDEGGARNGCVPIRVTYKKLMEKIEQQISDLKWNRLFKLDQQPELTVHSGGGARPNEVFIQFPELAPGKGRPSVGAALSTLPGGCLRRWCTEAFDSPLSSLQEMSGSFYDFFHPQWTREEELRMQMRRDAAAGALPYTAEACFQRAFGASPDTLGAVPRRAHEAHAKEEAQKANAQRVAQGLPQRTSGTLSFYGARQPAGESPGGRLFSPAVTEDAPVHAFYGVEVPDTRGSHGKAVYPMFTSVSTGSLDDLNSKMHGGNLSQLSTSQVSTGGSFFVGTRGVKAGEGW; this comes from the exons ATGACGAGCTACACCCCGCACTCGTATacgtcgtcttccctcgaCACGACTGGCGCACCTGCGTCCTTCAGAATCCCCCCGTCTTTTGTTCTGtccggcggcgaaggcgccgtgCAGGCGCAGCAAAACGGGGTTTCTGAAACGCTCGGTCGCCAGCCTGCTGGGCTGTACTATTACCCCGTCAACACTGTACCCGTCTCCtcggaaggaaagagcgacggTGACGGAAGGATCCACCTGCCGATGACCGGCAGATATGAGAGAAATCTGCCTGCGTATTCGTCAGTGACTGCGTCGTACCCGCAAGGCAACGCAGAGACCAACGCTTTCGTGGCGGAGTCATGGAGCGCCTCCTCAGTGGAAGACGGCGCTCCACAGGCCCGAGGACACGCATGGACCGTCGCACAGGCAGGTGCTTCACTGACGCGCGACTCTGCGCAATCCGGACTGGCCTCCCGTTCCCGTGAGGGAGCCTGCCGCGCATTTTCGCCTTCGGTGTACACGAGCGTTTGCGCACAGCCCGCAACCCAGCAGCTTCTGTCcggcgcgttttcgcgttctaCGGCCAGCCTCGTCAGCGAGCACTCTTCGTCCTCCCGTCTGCTGTGCCATCCTACAACCTCCTGGTCGTGTCCAGCTGCAGGACCCGCAGCAAGCGACGCCCCGACCTACCGCCGAGCTAGCCAACCCGGACCGCTCGCtgtctttccgcctctccccaTTCCCACTGCAAGCGGGCTTCCGAGTGCATACTCCCtcgcagaaggaagaagagcggcggaGATTCCCAGTGCTCAGCTCGGGGCGGATCGGCCACTAGGCGGACGACCTGCGGCCGCCGTCCCCGAGGACCTTGACGGGACGCTGAAGAGgctcgaggcggcgaaagCCTTCGAGGCCAGTCGACTGCAAGATCTGGtgaaacaggaaaaggagTTGCTGATGCACTTTGCGCAGCGCCACCAAGCCGGAAACTCCAACTACGCCAGAAGTTTGGTCGCAGAGCGTAGCCAGCAGCCGCACGTCGCAAACGAGCACTCGCAAGCTCCGGTCAAGAGcacccgcgtcttctcgggtGTACCTACAGCTCCAGATGGaagcgccttcgtcgcccagccgcagccgcaggGTGTTTCGGCTCAGTTTCCGGAGTTCTCCACCCCGATCCCGCGTTTGCCCTCGTTCTCAAGTCCTCACGTGGGAGGTGCGGGCCTTCTCCCGTCGGCGTTTCCGTCGGCGTTTCCGACCGCCCTTGGACAGCCCAGCAGCGCCAGCTTCATTCTTCCCACTGACAGGCTCAGCGGCCAGCAGGGATCGGCGCTTCCCGTGGCAgtgcgcgcgccgccgtctcgcggGCCCCGAAGACGCGCGCTGATCGTGGGCTGTGGTCACCAGAAGGGACAGCCTTACCACATCCGCGGCGCCGGCAACGACGCCCATTTGTTCGCTCACGCATGCGTCCAGTTCCTTGGGATAGATCCGAAGGAGATCTGTGTCCTCACCGACACTGCGCCGTCGACTTGCTACCGAGGCCGCGGGCGAGACGGGTCGCTGTTGGGGCCGGCGGCTTATATTCAAGGCAAGGATGGCTCCAAGCACGGCTCCTTGCTGGCGAGGCAAGAcaacatgcatgcagccaccGACGACAAGTCGGACGCAACGTCTGCGCTGTCACAGGCGATGCGCGAGGTCGCGGGCTTCGGCTCCAGGCACTTTGGCGCTGCTCAAGGCCggagtggagaggagacgaaggcggtCGTGCACTCCGTCGTCGACGTCGATGGCCTCGAGTCGGAGGAACCCAATCCAGTGGTCTCTGAACTTCCGACGCGCCACAACATTCTGAg GGGACTTCGGTGGCTCGTAGAAGACGCGCGGTGCGATGACTA CCTCATCTTTTACTTCTCGGGCCACAGCGTGCAGATGGACAACATGTCGGGctgggaaggagaaggaTACGAGGAAGCCTTCGTGCCATGCGACTTCAACATTCGCGACGTCGAGAGCGGAGACCCAGTCTCCCTCGTGGGCGCCCTGGAGGTTCGCGAG ATTCTCTTCAACATCCCCGATCGAACGCAGCTGACGATCTTCCTGGACTGTTGCGGAGGGCAAACGGTTCTCGATCCGGCGGGGTCTTTGTCGCGTTTCACCTTCATCAAAG gAGTAAAACAACGCGGCATGTGGCCGTTCTCCGACCCCACCGACAAGATGTGCCTGGCCAAGTACCGCCCTGACGTCTGGGCGAGTCCCG ATATGCACAAACAAGTTGTGCAGCCTCGGTACATCCCGGCCGTCGAAGTGCAGTCGCTGAGCTGCGTCTCGACAGCCAGCGTAAAGGGAGACGAACACGAGAAGCCTGGACTGCTGAACGCATactgcgtcgccgctgcgc CCTGGGGGAGTGTGGCTCTCGAGGCGAGCTTCAACTCGTTCAGCCTCCGCAGTTTCCACACCCGTTCGCTTCCGGGGGACTCTCAGGGATCCTGCACAGTTGAATCGAAACCGGTTGTCCATG GCGTTTTCACGTGGGCGCTGGTTTCTGCTCTCGCAAGTCTTGTCGAGGAGACgattcgcgtcttctctgacGAGGGTGGCGCGCGGAACGGCTGCGTCCCGATCCGCGTAACCTACAAAAAGCTCATGGAGAAAATCGAGCAGCAAATCAGCGATCTGAAGTGGAA CCGCCTATTCAAACTCGATCAGCAGCCGGAACTGACGGTTCACTCGGGAGGTGGTGCGCGTCCGAACGAAGTCTTCATCCAGTTCCCCGAGCTCGCGCCTGGGAAGGGCCGACCTTCCGTGGGGGCTGCGTTGTCGACTTTGCCCGGCGGGTGTCTGCGGCGCTGGTGCACCGAGGCGTTCGACTCTCCACTCTCTTCGCTTCAGGAGATGTCGGGGAGTTTCTACGACTTCTTTCACCCGCAgtggacgcgagaggaagagctgcgcatgcagatgcggcgcgacgcagctgcgggTGCGCTCCCGTACACCGCGGAGGCGTGCTTTCAGCGGGCGTTTGGCGCGTCTCCAGACACTTTAGGTGCGGTCCCGAGGCGCGCGCACGAGGCGcacgcgaaggaagaagcgcaaaAGGCAAATGCGCAGCGCGTGGCGCAAGGGTTGCCGCAGAGAACGAGTGGAACTCTCAGTTTCTACGGTGCGCGGCAGCCTGCCGGCGAGAGCCCTGGGGGTAGGCTGTTCTCGCCGGCTGTGACCGAAGACGCAccagtgcatgcgttttACGGGGTGGAGGTCCCAGACACGAGGGGGAGCCACGGAAAGGCCGTCTATCCGATGTTCACGAGCGTTTCCACGGGCAGTCTAGACGACTTGAACTCGAAAATGCACGGGGGTAACCTCTCCCAACTCTCAACCTCGCAAGTCTCGACCGGAGGCTCCTTTTTCGTCGGGACTCGCGGTGTGAAGGCTGGTGAGGGGTGGtga